The sequence GGGGAGGGAGTAAGCCTTATTGAATGGTCGAATTTGATTAAAGAGCTTCTCCCTGACCATGTAATAACCATAACCATTGAAAAGGATTTGGAAAAAGGGTTTGATTACAGGAAAATAACCGTGGAGGGAATGTAAATGAGGATACTTGGAATTGAAAGCTCGTCTTTGGTGGCTTCCGTTGCCGTGGTGGAGGACGAGGTACTGACTGCGGAATATACGGTAAATTTTAAGAGGACCCATTCCCAGACTCTTCTTCCCATGCTGGATGAAATTGTAAAGATGGTGGAACTGGATTTAGAAACCATTGATGCCATTGCGGTTTCCGGTGGACCAGGTTCTTTTACCGGACTGCGGATCGGCTCCGCTACAGGAAAGGGCCTTGGCCTGGCTTTGAATAAACCCCTGGTTTCCGTTCCTACCGTGGATGCCATGGCCTATAACTTATACGGCAGCGCCTATCGTGTCTGCCCCATCATGGATGCCAGAAGAAATCAGGTATATACCGGCATTTACGATAACCAGAACGGTTTTTCCGTGATGAAAGAACAATGCGCTATGGACATTTTGGAATTGGTTGATGAATTAAATGCAGCCGGACAGAAGGTGATCTTTTTAGGAGACGGAGTTCCTGTATACAAAAAGCAGATACAAGAAAAGATAACGGTTCCTTTCCTCTTTGCTCCGGCTCATTTGAATCGGCAGCGGGCAGCAGCGGTTGCGGCTTTAGGAGGCCTTTATTATGAAGAGGGGAAAACCCTTACGGCGGCGGAGCATTCCCCTGATTATTTAAGAAAGCCCCAGGCAGAACGGGAACGGGAGGCTAATTTTTCTTAATGAAAGCAAGCGTAAGCGTGGCTTGAATTCAGAAAAATAGCCGTTCGATGAACCGTCAGGTGAATCGAGCTTCCATGAAAGGGGGAGAAGCCAATGGTTCATGAAATGAGTCAGTCAGATGTATCCGGTGTCGCTGAAATAGAACGGCTCTGCTTTTCGGATCCATGGTCCTTGGATACAGTCAAAGAAGGCTTAGAAAGCAGCCTTGATACCTGGCTGGTGCTGGAAGAAGAGGGAAACATATTAGGGTACTGCGTCTTCCGGGTCATAGCCGGGGAAGGAGAGCTGCTTCGGATTGCCGTTTTGTCAGAGTACAGGGGGAGGGGCCTATCAAAGAAACTTATGGACCGACTGGTGGAATCTTCCATTAAAAATGGAGTAAAATCCCTGTCTTTAGAGGTCCGGGAAAGCAATAAAAAAGCCAGAAACCTTTATAGATACTATGGTTTTCAAGAGGAAACTATCCGGAAAAATTATTACCTTAATCCCTGTGAAAATGCCATCATTATGTGGAACCGCCGGATATGAAACATTTACCACTAAAAATAAGGGGAATCACCGTTTATAATGTAGGGGTATCCAGTGAGGATGCCCTTTTTCCTGTTTTCGGATGACGCAAAACGGAAACAGGGACTGACTGGTAAGTGCGAAAAAGGAAATACCCTACGGGTATCCCTTTATGTCCCCAAAACAGGGCGACTAAGTGGAAACACCCTACAGGTATACCTATATGCCCGAAAAGCATGGGCAGGAAAATGGAAAGGTGAGAGGAAGATGAGAAAGTACAAAGACGGTGGTCAGCTTGAAACAGTTGTGTGCAACTGCTGTGGCAAAAAAATTATCGTGTCAGAAGGTGTTGCCAGGGAGGGGGTAATAAGCGTCAATCATTCCTGGGACTTTTTCTCCGAGAAGGATGGTGAGATCCATCATTTTGATCTGTGTGAGGACTGTTACGATACTATGATTCAGGAATTCAAGATTCCTGTGGAGGTAGAAGAACAGCTGGAATATTTATAGTTGCTAATTGCCTCTGCTTTGTGATATGATTTTATGAGGCGGTTTTTTACCGCTGTTCATTGATAGAAACCAAAGCGAGGAAATTTTATGTTGGATATATGTTTGCTGGGAACCGGAGGAATGATGCCTCTGCCATACCGGTGGCTGACGGCCATGATGGCCAGATGCGGTGGCAGTGATCTTCTCATTGACTGCGGGGAAGGAACCCAGATTGCGTTAAAAGAAAAGGGCTGGAGCCCGAAACCCATTGACATCATTTGTTTTACCCATTATCACGCCGACCATATCAGTGGTCTTCCGGGGCTTCTCCTGACCATGGGCAATGCGGAAAGGACAGAGCCCCTGACTCTTATTGGGCCAAAGGGCTTAGAACGAGTAGTGGGAGCGCTGAGGATCATTGCGCCGGAACTGCCCTTTGAACTGAAATTCATCGAACTTTCTGAGAACCGGGAGCAGGTAAAGATCGGGCCCTATGTAATCGATGCTTACCGGGTGAACCATAATGTTGTCTGCTATGGCTATTCCATTTCCATTCCAAGGACAGGCCGGTTTGATGTGGACCGGGCCAATGCCGCCGGAATACCCCAGAAGTTCTGGAGCCGCCTGCAAAAAGGGGAAACCATTGAAGACGGCGGAAGAACCCTCACTCCTGATATGGTCTTAGGTTCTGCAAGACGGGGGCTTAAGGTAACCTATTGTACGGATACAAGGCCGGTTCCTGTAATTGCGGAATACGCAAGGGAGGCGGATCTTTTTATCTGCGAAGGTATGTACGGAGAGGAAGGGAAGGAAGCAAAAGCCAGAGAGTATAAGCATATGACCTTTTATGAGGCTGCCAGACTGGCAAAGGAAGCCAGGCCCAAACAGATGTGGCTGACTCATTACAGTCCTTCTCTTACCAGACCAGAAGAATACTTAGAAAAAGTCCGGGAGATTTTCCCTCGTACCAAAGTGGCAAAGGATGCCTGGACCCTGGAACTGGAATTTGATGAAGAGTGAGGGAGCGGCGATGAAAAAGAATCATACAGAGGAAGATGTCTATATACTTGCGATTGAAAGTTCCTGTGACGAGACTGCGGCTGCCGTAGTAAAGAACGGAAGAGAGATTCTTTCCAATGTGATCTCCTCTCAGATCGCCCTGCATACATTATACGGGGGCGTTGTACCGGAAATCGCATCCAGAAAGCATATTGAAAAGATAAATCAGGTCGTAGAAGCAGCCCTTCTGGAGGCAGGACTGAGTCTGGCTGATATGGACGCCATTGGCGTAACGTATGGTCCAGGCCTGGTGGGAGCACTCCTTGTAGGCGTTGCAGAGGCTAAAGCCATTGCCTATGCAGCAGGTAAGCCGTTAGTGGGTGTCCATCATATAGAAGGACATGTATCAGCTAACTTTATTGAGCATCCGGATCTGGAGCCGCCTTTTTTATGTTTGATCGTATCCGGCGGCCACACCCATCTTGTTATTGTAAAGGATTACGGTGAATTTGAAATTCTTGGCCGTACCAGGGATGATGCGGCAGGAGAGGCATTTGATAAGGTAGCAAGAGCAGTGGGCCTTGGGTACCCGGGAGGCCCGAAGATTGATCATGCGGCAAAGGAAGGAAATCCCCATGCCATCAAGTTCCCTCGGGCAAAGGTGGAAGGAAACATTTACGATTTCAGCTTCAGCGGCCTAAAGTCAGCGGTATTAAACTATATCAATCATGCGTGCATGTTGGGAGAGGAAATTAATGTCGCTGATTTAGCAGCTTCCTTCCAAAATGCGGTTGTGGATGTGCTGGTGAGCCATACGGTGGATGCGGCAAAGGAATATGGATTTAAAAAGATTGCCATAGCCGGCGGAGTGGCTTCCAATTCTGCCCTGCGCAAAGAGATGGGCCATGCATGTGAAAAAGCCGGCATTGCCTTTTACTATCCGTCACCCATTTACTGCACGGATAACGCAGCCATGATCGGTACAGCGGCTTATTACGAGTATATTAATGGAGCGAGAGCCGGTTGGGATTTAAATGCAGTTCCCAATTTAAAACTGGGTGAAAGGTGATGGACGGATGGAGAGCAGGGGGAGAACGGCAGCAGTCATATTGGCGGCAGGAAAAGGAACACGCATGGGAAGCCAGGTGCATAAGCAGTACCTTGAGCTCTTTGGGAAACCTCTGCTGTATTATGCGCTTCATGCCTTTGAAAACAGTTCAGTAGATGAGATCGTCCTGGTGACCGGTCCTGGAGAGTCCGGTTATTGCCGGGAGGAGATCATAGAGAAATATGGTTTCAGCAAGGTGACTGCGGTTACTGAAGGAGGAAAGGAACGGTATCATTCCGTATACGAAGGGCTTAAGGCAGTTAACAACTGTGAATATGTCCTGATCCACGACGGGGCCAGGCCCTGCGTGACGGTCGAGATCATAGAGGCAGCTTCCGATGCAGCCAGAATGTACAGGGCTTGTGTGGTTGGTATGCCTGTAAAGGATACCATTAAAATTTCTGACGAAAGTGAATTTGCAGCCATGACTCCTGACCGGAACAGTCTTTGGCTGATTCAGACTCCTCAGGCCTTTGAATATGAACTGGTACTTCAGGCATATGAAAAGCTTATGTCATCAGAACAGTATCAGGCTGGAGTAACGGATGATGCCATGGTGGTGGAAACCATGACTCAGGAAAAAGTGAAACTAATTCGGGGCGATTACGCCAACATAAAGATTACAACACCGGAGGATATGGAAATTGCCGGTGTTCTGATGAAAAGAAGATACCTGGAAAAATAAAAGGATGCTGTAATTGCAGCTTCCTTTTTATTTTTTTCCTCCTGATTTTAAAAGATCCTTTACGATCAGATGAAGGTGGTCAAGCTGCTCACGGTTTAAATGCTGTGCATCCTCCATTAGTTCTTTTAGTTTTGCAGGGCTGCTGATGTTGTGAGAGAAAAATTCGGATGGCTCAATGTCCAGATACTCACATATATAGAAAAAACCCATCATGGACGGAAGAGCCAGTCCATTTTCTATTTTATGGATATATGTGGGATTCTGCCCGAGAGACAGGCTCATATCACGTGCAGACACGCCCTTTTGAGCTCTGAGCTCTGAAAGGCGTTTTGAAAAATTGAAATCTATATACATAGGTAGCTCCTCCTGATTCCATAGTATTGCATTTAATGAAATATATGTAGTAAATAATGCAATCCATCACTTGACATGTTGCATTCATTACAATATTATTAGTTATATAAAGTATTTAATGTATGATTATACAGAAAAGTCTGCCATACAGGTTGGCGGCTGCCAGATATTGTCCGCGGCCGCATCTGACGTAACACTCTTTGGGTGTACCTTTACACTCGATAAAGAAGGTGCTCTGCCCGGAAACCATGGCAGGAAAGATGAAAGAAGGTACGGTAGATGAAAACTGAAGATAACAGGATAGAGAGGGACAAAAATGCCAGGGCTGGGCTTTTGGACCGGATTGCGGCGAATTCGGGCTGCATGTACCTTTCAGATTTAAGAAACTGTATTTATAAAAGATGCTGCCGCTTCGTTATTGCAGAAATATCGGCAGATGATTACCCAGTAAAAGTATGGGAAGAAGCGATCAATTATATGACAGGCACAGAAGAAGATTTTAAGACAGCTGAAGAAGCAAAACAACGGCTTTTGGAGTATTTTTAAGACTAAATAATATAATTTGAAAAAAATGTAAAAATGTGTTGACAGAACAAACAAACAATGATAAACTATCCAAGTTGCAGCTGATAACTACAGCGAAACAAGCAACATTGGTCTCCAAGAGATTTGGAAAAATAGAAAAAAGTGCTTGACAAAAGTATGGACTTCTATTAAAATATAAAAGCACATTTGGAGAGGTATCGAAGTGGTCATAACGAGGCGGTCTTGAAAACCGTTTGTCCGCAAGGGCGCGTGGGTTCGAATCCCACCCTCTCCGTTGGCAGGTTTTTAGCCGCTAATAACATAAGAGAATCAGCTAATTGCAGAAGTACCCAAGCGGCTGAAGGGGCTCCCCTGGAAAGGGAGTAGGCCGTTAGTAGCGGCGCGAGGGTTCAAATCCCTCCTTCTGCGTCAGCATCAAGGAAGCGAACCTTCCGGCAGATGCACAGCACTTTGAAAACAGAAGATTGAACAGTATGTAAAACCCTGAAAATTCTAATAAAACAAGCCATGTTTGATGGCTTTGAATGAGAAAATTTCAGAACGAATACAAGCAATTGTATACGAACCAAACAACAAGTAAAACGGGAAATAAATTAGCTAGTTAGTTGATTTTGACCCCGGATTGAACACCTTTAATTTGAGAGTTCGATCCTGGCTCAGGATGAACGCTGGCGGCGTGCTTAACACATGCAAGTCGAGCGAAGCGATTTCAAGGAAGTTTTCGGATGGAATTGAAATTGACTTAGCGGCGGACGGGTGAGTAACGCGTGGGTAACCTGCCTCATACAGGGGGATAACAGTCGGAAACGACTGCTAATACCGCATAAGCACACAGTGCCGCATGGTACGGTGTGAAAAACTCCGGTGGTATGAGATGGACCCGCGTCTGATTAGGTAGTTGGTGAGGTAACGGCCCACCAAGCCGACGATCAGTAGCCGACCTGAGAGGGTGACCGGCCACATTGGGACTGAGACACGGCCCAAACTCCTACGGGAGGCAGCAGTGGGGAATATTGGACAATGGGGGAAACCCTGATCCAGCGACGCCGCGTGAGTGAAGAAGTATTTCGGTATGTAAAGCTCTATCAGCAGGGAAGAAAATGACGGTACCTGACTAAGAAGCCCCGGCTAACTACGTGCCAGCAGCCGCGGTAATACGTAGGGGGCAAGCGTTATCCGGATTTACTGGGTGTAAAGGGAGCGTAGACGGCACTGCAAGTCTGGAGTGAAAGCCCGGGGCTCAACCCCGGGACTGCTTTGGAAACTGTGGTGCTAGAGTGCAGGAGAGGTAAGTGGAATTCCTAGTGTAGCGGTGAAATGCGTAGATATTAGGAGGAACACCAGTGGCGAAGGCGGCTTACTGGACTGTAACTGACGTTGAGGCTCGAAAGCGTGGGGAGCAAACAGGATTAGATACCCTGGTAGTCCACGCCGTAAACGATGAATACTAGGTGTTGGGGAGCAAAGCTCTTCGGTGCCGTCGCTAACGCAATAAGTATTCCACCTGGGGAGTACGTTCGCAAGAATGAAACTCAAAGGAATTGACGGGGACCCGCACAAGCGGTGGAGCATGTGGTTTAATTCGAAGCAACGCGAAGAACCTTACCAAGTCTTGACATCGGAATGACCGGGATGTAACGATCCCTTCCCTACGGGGCATTCTAGACAGGTGGTGCATGGTTGTCGTCAGCTCGTGTCGTGAGATGTTGGGTTAAGTCCCGCAACGAGCGCAACCCTTATCCTTAGTAGCCAGCAAGTGAAGTTGGGCACTCTGGGGAGACTGCCAGGGATAACCTGGAGGAAGGTGGGGATGACGTCAAATCATCATGCCCCTTATGATTTGGGCTACACACGTGCTACAATGGCGTAAACAAAGGGAAGCAAAGGAGCGATCTGGAGCAAACCCCAAAAATAACGTCTCAGTTCGGATTGTAGTCTGCAACTCGACTACATGAAGCTGGAATCGCTAGTAATCGCGGATCAGAATGCCGCGGTGAATACGTTCCCGGGTCTTGTACACACCGCCCGTCACACCATGGGAGTTGGTAACGCCCGAAGTCAGTGACCCAACCGTAAGGAGGGAGCTGCCGAAGGCGGGACTGATAACTGGGGTGAAGTCGTAACAAGGTAGCCGTATCGGAAGGTGCGGCTGGATCACCTCCTTTCTAAGGAAGAAGAAGTAAGGGTTTTATATACTGTTGAGTCTTTGGTTTTCAAAGAAATAAAAATGAATATAGAAACACCAAGAAAGACAAAAGATTTCTGGTGCCGATGCGCTTAGGGGAGACACCCGTTCCCATCCCGAACACGATGGTTAAGACTTAAGCGGCCGATGGTACTATGCTGGAGACGGCATGGGAGAGCAGGTGGGTGCCAGATTATTTTATGGGGGTGTAGCTCAGTTGGGAGAGCACCTGCCTTGCAAGCAGGGGGTCAAGAGTTCGAATCTCTCCATCTCCATTTGGTGTAATTGTGAAGTTTATTATAATTAATAGGACTTTAAATTGCATCACGCATGTACCTTGAAAACCACATATTGAAATATATCTAGATAGAGTTTTTATATGTTAAAGTATAAAGACGACATCAAGACATCCGAGGTGTTACATCTAACGATGTAACCAAACAAAACTCGTTAAAGTAACCGTAACGTACGGTGAAATAACAAACCTAAGACCAGAGATACAACGCTATGTATCTTAGATAAGTAGCCCGCACCCGCAGGTGAACATCGAATTGGTTAAGCTAATAAGAGCGCAGGGTGGATGCCTTGGCACTAAGAGCCGATGAAAGACGTGATAAGCTGCGAAAAGCTTCGGGGAGGAGCAAATATCCTTTGATCCGGAGATATCTGAATGGGGAAACCCAGCTGAGCAAACCTCAGTTGTCGTATGGTGAATACATAGCCATACGTCGGGAACCCGGGGAACTGAAACATCTAAGTACCCGGAGGAAAAGAAAGAAAACTCGATTTCCAAAGTAGCGGCGAGCGAAATGGAAGGAGCCTAAACCAGTATGCGTGCATACTGGGGTTATGGACTGCAATAAGTGAGACGATTTGTTACCAGAACGGTCCTGGAAAGACCGGCCATAGAAAGTGAAAGCCTTGTATGGGAAAACAATAGTCAGCGAGCAGGATCCAAAGTACCACGAGACACGAGAAACCTTGTGGGAATTCGGGGGGACCACCCCCCAAGGCTAAATACTACTTAGTGACCGATAGCGCATAGTACTGTGAAGGAAAGGTGAAAAGGACCCCGGGAGGGGAGTGAAAGAGAACCTGAAACCCTGTGTTTACAAGCTGTGGAACCACGTTAAAGGTGGAACCGCGTACTTTTTGTAGAACGGTCCGGCGAGTTACCGTTACTGGCAAGGTTAAGCACTTAAGGTGTGGAGCCGAAGGGAAACCAAGTCTTAATAGGGCGTAGAGTCAGTAAAGGTAGACCCGAAACCGGGTGATCTACCCATGTCCAGGTTGAAGTTTCCGTAAAAGGAAATGGAGGACCGAACGCACATCCGTTGAAAAGGGTGGCGATGAGGTGTGGGTAGGGGAGAAATTCCAATCGAACCCGGAGATAGCTGGTTCTCCTCGAAATAGCTTTAGGGCTAGCCTCGTATTAGTCTGCCGGAGGTAGAGCACTGAATTTCCTAGGGGGCGTCAAAGCTTACCAAAGAATATCAAACTCCGAATGCCGGCCAGATGATGTACGGGAGTCAGACTGCACGAGATAAGTTGGGTAGTCAAAAGGGAAAGAGCCCAGACCACCAGCTAAGGTCCCAAAGTGCGTGTTAAGTGGAAAAGGATGTGGGATTTCACAGACAACTAGGATGTTGGCTTAGAAGCAGCCACACATTCAAAGAGTGCGTAATAGCTCACTAGTCGAGAGGTCCTGCGCCGAAAATGTCCGGGGCTAAAACACGACACCGAAGCTGTGGAATGTATATTTATATACATTGGTAGAGGAGCATTCTTAACGCACAGAAGCATTACCGTAAGGAGATGTGGAGTGTTAAGAAGAGAGAATGCCGGAATGAGTAGCGAGATGGAGGTGAGAATCCTCCAGGCCGAATATCTAAGGTTTCCAGAGTAAAGCTGATCTGCTCTGGGTAAGTCGGGGCCTAAGGCGAGGTCGAAAGACGTAGTCGATGGACAACAGGTTGAAATTCCTGTACCGCATATTATCAGAACTGTGGGGACACAGAACCGAAGAAGAACCCGGGAATGAAAAGACCGGGGCAAGCACTGGACTGGCTGGAATGGCAAATCCACCCAGCAACAGGAAGGTGTGACGCGTACCGAACACAAGTAGGGAAGTCTTCGTAGGGGCTGTCAAGAAAAGCCGCTATTGTGTAATATGTGCCCGTACCGTAAACCGACACAGGTGGATGAGGAGAGAATCCTAAGGCCGGCGGGAGAAGCATTGTTAAGGAACTCGGCAAAATGACCCCGTAACTTCGGGATAAGGGGTGCCTGGGAAACCAGGCCGCAGAGAATAGGCTCAAGCAACTGTTTAGCAAAAACACAGGTCTATGCAAAACCGAAAGGTGAGGTATATGGGCTGACGCCTGCCCGGTGCTGGAAGGTTACGAGGAGGGGTTAGCGGCAACGCGAAGCTCTGAATTTAAGCCCCAGTAAACGGCGGCCGTAACTATAACGGTCCTAAGGTAGCGAAATTCCTTGTCGGGTAAGTTCCGACCCGCACGAAAGGCGTAATGATTTGAGCGCTGTCTCAACAATGCACCCGGTGAAATTGAAGTACCAGTGAAGATGCTGGTTACCTGCGCCAGGACGGAAAGACCCCATGGAGCTTTACTCCAGCTTGATACTGGGATTCGGTACTGCATGTACAGGATAGGTGGGAGGCAGTGAAGATAGGACGCCAGTCTTATCAGAGCCGATGTTGGGATACCACCCTTGCGGTATTGGATTTCTAACCTGCAGCCATGACCTGGCTGGGGGACAATGTC is a genomic window of Lacrimispora sphenoides containing:
- the tsaB gene encoding tRNA (adenosine(37)-N6)-threonylcarbamoyltransferase complex dimerization subunit type 1 TsaB, with the protein product MRILGIESSSLVASVAVVEDEVLTAEYTVNFKRTHSQTLLPMLDEIVKMVELDLETIDAIAVSGGPGSFTGLRIGSATGKGLGLALNKPLVSVPTVDAMAYNLYGSAYRVCPIMDARRNQVYTGIYDNQNGFSVMKEQCAMDILELVDELNAAGQKVIFLGDGVPVYKKQIQEKITVPFLFAPAHLNRQRAAAVAALGGLYYEEGKTLTAAEHSPDYLRKPQAEREREANFS
- the rimI gene encoding ribosomal protein S18-alanine N-acetyltransferase — encoded protein: MVHEMSQSDVSGVAEIERLCFSDPWSLDTVKEGLESSLDTWLVLEEEGNILGYCVFRVIAGEGELLRIAVLSEYRGRGLSKKLMDRLVESSIKNGVKSLSLEVRESNKKARNLYRYYGFQEETIRKNYYLNPCENAIIMWNRRI
- a CDS encoding ribonuclease Z; its protein translation is MLDICLLGTGGMMPLPYRWLTAMMARCGGSDLLIDCGEGTQIALKEKGWSPKPIDIICFTHYHADHISGLPGLLLTMGNAERTEPLTLIGPKGLERVVGALRIIAPELPFELKFIELSENREQVKIGPYVIDAYRVNHNVVCYGYSISIPRTGRFDVDRANAAGIPQKFWSRLQKGETIEDGGRTLTPDMVLGSARRGLKVTYCTDTRPVPVIAEYAREADLFICEGMYGEEGKEAKAREYKHMTFYEAARLAKEARPKQMWLTHYSPSLTRPEEYLEKVREIFPRTKVAKDAWTLELEFDEE
- the tsaD gene encoding tRNA (adenosine(37)-N6)-threonylcarbamoyltransferase complex transferase subunit TsaD, coding for MKKNHTEEDVYILAIESSCDETAAAVVKNGREILSNVISSQIALHTLYGGVVPEIASRKHIEKINQVVEAALLEAGLSLADMDAIGVTYGPGLVGALLVGVAEAKAIAYAAGKPLVGVHHIEGHVSANFIEHPDLEPPFLCLIVSGGHTHLVIVKDYGEFEILGRTRDDAAGEAFDKVARAVGLGYPGGPKIDHAAKEGNPHAIKFPRAKVEGNIYDFSFSGLKSAVLNYINHACMLGEEINVADLAASFQNAVVDVLVSHTVDAAKEYGFKKIAIAGGVASNSALRKEMGHACEKAGIAFYYPSPIYCTDNAAMIGTAAYYEYINGARAGWDLNAVPNLKLGER
- the ispD gene encoding 2-C-methyl-D-erythritol 4-phosphate cytidylyltransferase is translated as MESRGRTAAVILAAGKGTRMGSQVHKQYLELFGKPLLYYALHAFENSSVDEIVLVTGPGESGYCREEIIEKYGFSKVTAVTEGGKERYHSVYEGLKAVNNCEYVLIHDGARPCVTVEIIEAASDAARMYRACVVGMPVKDTIKISDESEFAAMTPDRNSLWLIQTPQAFEYELVLQAYEKLMSSEQYQAGVTDDAMVVETMTQEKVKLIRGDYANIKITTPEDMEIAGVLMKRRYLEK
- a CDS encoding helix-turn-helix domain-containing protein is translated as MYIDFNFSKRLSELRAQKGVSARDMSLSLGQNPTYIHKIENGLALPSMMGFFYICEYLDIEPSEFFSHNISSPAKLKELMEDAQHLNREQLDHLHLIVKDLLKSGGKK